The sequence GGGTTTCGCCGGACAAGATTTTCTGTTGGTCGGATTGCAGGTGTACTGTTGAATAACAAGATTATTATCGGGGTTCGATCTTTTTTCGAGTCCAACAGTTCGCTTAGCCGCGTTGTCAGGAATCTTGGCTGGTTGCTGGCCGGAAAGGGCTTCGGTGCAGTTCTCAGCCTGTTCTATCTGGCATTGGCCACGCGGCTGCTCGAACCGGCCGGGTTCGGATATTTCACGCTGATCCTGGTGACGGCGCAGGTGGCTTCAGCCTTTGTTTCCTTTGAAAGCTGGCAACTGGTCATCCGCTTCGGAAGCCAGCTTCAGGCCGGGAAGGCGGATGGCGACGTCAACCGGCTTGCCGCATTCTGCCTGTTGCTGGATATCGGTTCCGCGCTGCTCGGCATATTGCTGGTTACGGGTTTGATATTGATATTCGCGGATCAGTTCGGCTGGCAGGATGACATGATCGGCATGGCGATTCTGTTCGCGATAGTCAGCCTGCTCAGCGTACGGTCCTCGGCAATCGGCATATTGCGCCTGTTCGACCGTTTCCGGGACGGCGCACTGGCCGCTGCCATGACGCCACTGGCGCGATTTGGCGGCGCCCTGCTGGCCTGGACTTTCTCGCCCGATATCAAGGGCTTCCTGATTGCCTGGGCAGCGGCGGAAATTCTTACCTGTGTGGCTTATTGGGTTACGGTCCGGCTGGTCACGCCCGTCCGTTTTACCGGTCTCCGCCTTTCCGAAATCGTTGCGATACCGAAAAGCTTCTCGCAATTTTTCAGCTTTCTCTGGATCACCAATCTCGGCACGACCGTCAGATCCATCGCGCAGCAGGTGCCCTTGCTGGTCGTCGGCTTCTTTGTCGGGCCTGCCGCTGCCGGCCTGTTCCGGTTGGCCTATCAGCTGAAAGACGCGGTTGCGCGGCTCGCCGATATGCTCGGTCGGGCGGTTTATGCCGAACTGAGCGCGGTGGACTCGCACGAGGGCGGTGATGCCCGCAAAACGCTGTTCGCGCAGACCAGCCGCATATCCGCCATTGGTTCGCTGTTGCTGGTAGTGATTGCGCTGCTGCTCGGAAAACCGGCCTTGCAACTGATTGCCGGAGAAGCGTTCCTGCCGGCCTATCCGATATTGCTGGTATTGTCTTTGGCCGCCGCGGTCGAACTGTGGGGCGTCAACTTCGAACCCAATCTGATGGCATCTGGCCGCCCAAAGGCCATTCTCTGGATCCGTACAGGTGCTGTGACGGTTTTGCTGGGCCTGATGGCAGTTCTGATACCGGGGCAGGGCGGTCTCGGCGCGGCCTATGCGATATTGGCATATAGCCTATTGGCCAATCTGGCATTGTGGATGTTCACCCGCTATTCCGACTGATAGCGGGTGACTGGATATTGGTTTAGCTGACCGCTTCGGCCAGAACCGTCAGGCCCTTCTCGTCAACCTGGGCAAAGCCGCCCTGCACGGAAATCGTTTCCGGCGTAGCGCCTTCGCTGGCGTAGACGAGCAGGTCGGCATCACGGACCGTCGACATGACGGGGGCATGATCGGCCAATACGCCAAAATCACCCTCGGTACCGGGCACAACCACCATGAATACATCTTCCGACCGGACGAGTTTCTCTGGGGTTACGAGTTCGAAATGCAGGTTTGCCATGTCTTTTCAATTCCTAAGCCCTCTCCCGTGAGGGAGAGGGATATAATGGATCAGGCCGCTTCAGCAGCCATTTTCTTGCCTTTTTCGATCGCTTCTTCGATGCCGCCGACCATGTAGAAGGCGTTTTCCGGAAGGTGATCATATTCGCCGTCGACCACTGCCTTGAACGATTTGATCGTGTCTTCGAGATCAACGAACTTGCCCGGGATGCCGGTGAAGACTTCCGCAACGTGGAACGGCTGCGACAGGAACTTCTGGATCTTGCGGGCGCGTTGAACGACCAGCTTATCTTCTTCAGACAGCTCGTCCATGCCGAGAATGGCGATGATGTCCTGCAGGGACTTATATTTCTGCAGGGTTTCCTGGACAGCACGGGCCGTATCATAATGTTCCTGGCCAACGACGCGGGGTTCGAGAACACGCGAGGTGGAGTCGAGCGGATCAACAGCAGGGTAGATGCCCAGCTCCGAAATCGCACGGTTCAAAACGGTGGTAGCGTCGAGGTGGGCAAAGGATGTTGCCGGTGCAGGGTCGGTCAAGTCATCGGCAGGAACATAAATGGCCTGAACCGATGTAATCGAACCCTTGTTGGTCGAGGTAATGCGTTCCTGCAGCGCGCCCATGTCGGTCGACAGGGTAGGCTGATAGCCCACAGCCGAAGGAATACGGCCGAGAAGCGCGGACACTTCCGAACCGGCCTGGGTGAAGCGGAAAATGTTATCGATGAAGAACAGAACGTCCTGGCCCTCGACGTCGCGGAAATATTCCGCCTGGGTCAGACCGGAGAGAGCCACACGGGCACGCGCTCCTGGAGGCTCGTTCATCTGGCCGAATACGAGAGCCACTTTGGAGCCTTCCGACTGCGGATTACCGTCGGCATCCTTGGCGATAACGCCAGCGTCGAGAAACTCGTGATAGAGATCGTTACCTTCACGGGTACGCTCACCAACACCGGCGAAAACGGATGTACCGCCATGGCCTTTTGCGATGTTGTTGATCAGTTCCTGAATAAGAACGGTCTTGCCCACGCCGGCGCCGCCGAACAGGCCGATCTTGCCGCCCTTTGCATAAGGTGCGAGCAGATCGACAACCTTGATGCCGGTGACCAGAATTTCATTCTCGGTCGACTGGTCGACAAAAGCAGGGGCTTCTGCGTGAATAGGAGCAGTGGTCTTGTTGCCGATCGGACCGCGTTCGTCGATTGGCTCGCCGATCACGTTCATGATCCGGCCGAGCGTTTCAGGGCCAACAGGCATCTGGATCTGCGAACCGGTGGCTGTTACTTCCTGACCGCGGGTCAGACCTTCGGTCGCATCC comes from Sphingorhabdus sp. YGSMI21 and encodes:
- a CDS encoding lipopolysaccharide biosynthesis protein → MNNKIIIGVRSFFESNSSLSRVVRNLGWLLAGKGFGAVLSLFYLALATRLLEPAGFGYFTLILVTAQVASAFVSFESWQLVIRFGSQLQAGKADGDVNRLAAFCLLLDIGSALLGILLVTGLILIFADQFGWQDDMIGMAILFAIVSLLSVRSSAIGILRLFDRFRDGALAAAMTPLARFGGALLAWTFSPDIKGFLIAWAAAEILTCVAYWVTVRLVTPVRFTGLRLSEIVAIPKSFSQFFSFLWITNLGTTVRSIAQQVPLLVVGFFVGPAAAGLFRLAYQLKDAVARLADMLGRAVYAELSAVDSHEGGDARKTLFAQTSRISAIGSLLLVVIALLLGKPALQLIAGEAFLPAYPILLVLSLAAAVELWGVNFEPNLMASGRPKAILWIRTGAVTVLLGLMAVLIPGQGGLGAAYAILAYSLLANLALWMFTRYSD
- a CDS encoding ATP synthase F1 subunit epsilon, with amino-acid sequence MANLHFELVTPEKLVRSEDVFMVVVPGTEGDFGVLADHAPVMSTVRDADLLVYASEGATPETISVQGGFAQVDEKGLTVLAEAVS
- the atpD gene encoding F0F1 ATP synthase subunit beta, with product MAKTTNVGRISQVIGAVVDVTFDGEIPAILSALETDNNGNRLVLEVAQHLGENTVRTIAMDATEGLTRGQEVTATGSQIQMPVGPETLGRIMNVIGEPIDERGPIGNKTTAPIHAEAPAFVDQSTENEILVTGIKVVDLLAPYAKGGKIGLFGGAGVGKTVLIQELINNIAKGHGGTSVFAGVGERTREGNDLYHEFLDAGVIAKDADGNPQSEGSKVALVFGQMNEPPGARARVALSGLTQAEYFRDVEGQDVLFFIDNIFRFTQAGSEVSALLGRIPSAVGYQPTLSTDMGALQERITSTNKGSITSVQAIYVPADDLTDPAPATSFAHLDATTVLNRAISELGIYPAVDPLDSTSRVLEPRVVGQEHYDTARAVQETLQKYKSLQDIIAILGMDELSEEDKLVVQRARKIQKFLSQPFHVAEVFTGIPGKFVDLEDTIKSFKAVVDGEYDHLPENAFYMVGGIEEAIEKGKKMAAEAA